A genomic segment from Eubalaena glacialis isolate mEubGla1 chromosome 16, mEubGla1.1.hap2.+ XY, whole genome shotgun sequence encodes:
- the LOC133076216 gene encoding aldehyde dehydrogenase 1A1-like, protein MSSSAMPDVPVPLTNLKFQYTKIFINNEWHSSVSGKKFPVFNPATEEKLCEVEEGDKEDVDKAVKAARQSFQIGSPWRTMDASERGRLINKLADLIERDRLLLATMESMNGGKLFSNAYLMDLGGCIKTLRYCAGWADKIQGRTIPIDGNFFTYTRNEPIGVCGQIIPWNFPLVMLIWKIGPALSCGNTVVVKPAEQTPLTALHMASLIKEAGFPPGVVNIVPGYGPTAGAAISSHMDVDKVAFTGSTQVGKMIKEAAGKSNLKRVTLELGGKSPCIVFADADLDSAVAFAHHGVFYHQGQCCIAASRLFVEESIYDEFVRKSVEQARKYVLGIPLTPGVSQGPQIDKEQYEKILDLIESGKKEGAKLECGGGPWGNKGYFIQPTVFSNVTDEMRIAKEEIFGPVQQIMKFKSLDDVIKRANNTFYGLSAGIFTKDIDKAITVSSALQAGTVWVNCYSVVSAQCPFGGFKMSGNGRELGEYGLHEYTEVKTVTIKISQKNS, encoded by the coding sequence ATGTCGTCCTCAGCCATGCCAGATGTACCTGTCCCACTCACCAATTTGAAGTTTCAATATACTAAGATCTTCATAAACAATGAATGGCATAGTTCAGTGAGTGGCAAGAAATTTCCGGTCTTTAATCCTGCAACTGAGGAGAAACTGTGCGAGGTAGAAGAAGGAGATAAGGAGGATGTTGACAAAGCAGTAAAGGCCGCAAGacagtcttttcagattggctctcCATGGCGTACTATGGATGCTTCAGAGAGAGGACGGCTAATAAACAAGTTGGCTGATTTAATCGAAAGAGATCGTCTGCTCCTGGCAACGATGGAGTCAATGAATGGTGGAAAACTATTTTCCAATGCATATCTGATGGATTTAGGAGGCTGTATAAAAACATTACGCTACTGTGCAGGCTGGGCTGACAAGATCCAGGGCCGCACGATACCCATTGATGGAAACTTTTTTACTTATACAAGAAATGAGCCTATTGGTGTGTGTGGCCAAATCATTCCTTGGAATTTCCCATTGGTCATGCTCATTTGGAAGATAGGGCCTGCCCTCAGCTGCGGAAACACAGTGGTTGTGAAACCAGCAGAGCAAACCCCTCTGACTGCTCTTCACATGGCATCTTTAATAAAAGAGGCAGGGTTTCCTCCTGGAGTAGTGAATATTGTCCCTGGTTACGGGCCTACTGCAGGGGCGGCCATTTCTTCTCACATGGATGTAGACAAAGTGGCCTTCACAGGATCAACACAGGTTGGCAAAATGATCAAAGAAGCTGCTGGGAAAAGCAATCTGAAGAGGGTGACCCTGGAACTCGGAGGAAAAAGTCCTTGCATTGTGTTTGCTGATGCCGACCTGGACAGTGCTGTTGCATTTGCACACCATGGGGTATTCTACCACCAGGGCCAATGTTGTATAGCTGCATCCCGGCTCTTTGTAGAAGAATCCATTTATGATGAGTTTGTTCGAAAGAGTGTTGAGCAGGCTAGAAAGTATGTTCTTGGAATTCCTCTAACCCCAGGCGTCAGTCAAGGCCCTCAGATTGATAAGGAACAATATGAAAAAATACTTGACCTCATTGAaagtgggaagaaggaaggggccaAACTGGAGTGTGGCGGAGGTCCATGGGGGAATAAAGGCTACTTTATCCAGCCCACAGTTTTCTCTAATGTTACTGATGAGATGCGCATTGCCAAAGAGGAGATATTTGGACCAGTGCAGCAAATCATGAAGTTTAAATCTTTAGATGATGTAATCAAGAGAGCAAACAATACTTTCTATGGCTTATCAGCAGGAATTTTTACCAAAGACATTGATAAAGCCATCACAGTCTCCTCTGCTCTGCAGGCCGGGACAGTGTGGGTTAACTGCTATAGTGTGGTATCTGCCCAGTGCCCCTTTGGTGGATTCAAGATGTCTGGAAATGGTCGAGAACTTGGAGAATATGGTCTCCATGAATACACAGAGGTCAAGACGGTCACAATCAAAATTTCTCAGAAGAACTCATAA